A window of the Lactuca sativa cultivar Salinas chromosome 7, Lsat_Salinas_v11, whole genome shotgun sequence genome harbors these coding sequences:
- the LOC111887680 gene encoding auxin response factor 19, translating into MKTPANASGSTLTTENPGEAGEKKTIINPELWQTCAGPLVNLPAAGTHVVYFPQGHSEQVAASMKKDVDSQIPNYPNLQSKLLCVLHSVTLHADPETDEVYAQMTLQPVPSFDKEALLRSDLSTKINKPQTQFFCKTLTASDTSTHGGFSVPRRAAEKIFPPLDFSMQPPAQELVARDLHDTLWTFRHIYRGQPKRHLLTTGWSLFVSGKRLFAGDSVLFIRDEKQQLLLGIRRANRQPTNLSSSVLSSDSMHIGILAAAAHAAANNSPFTVFYNPRASPSEFVIPLAKYYKAVCSNQISLGMRFRMMFETEESGTRRYMGTITGISDLDPIRWKNSQWRNLQVGWDESTGGERRTRVSVWEIEPVTAPFFICPTPPFYRPKRPRQPGMPDDESADLDNIFKRSMPWLGEDMSTKDPGLSLVQWMNMQQNSSPNYLNPLSGSIPGSIFSGSDLSRQLGAPPPPPPQILTHGASMVQPPQQLTDPNQSQQMFRQNLINQNQNQNQNQIQNHHLYRNLQSPQTQFHDTQQLQIPDNQISIQLLQKLHQQQQSLLAQQSVSLPQQQDEQKPLIDVHVPVPQSFSRSMSTSQTMDAHTPPLSKNNSQPNLRFSGHKFSGPNQISTGGGGQSGITDDIPSCSTSPSTNNFQTMVTGVETLSTNVNFGKVSPPVNAVNIPKGQNPSFLAPITYLNNIGGPQMDFLDSSSSATSICAPQSDLHPQPLRTTIQDDSRADIPFGGGNMVGMPSMIVDPLTTKGMVGSSKDFESNVSPGGMILYENNNNPSKDAQPELSSSMVSQSFGVPDMAFNPIDSTLNDSGLLNTGVWAPPPQPFQRMRTYTKVYKRGAVGRSIDISGYSGYDELKQDLARRFGIEGQLEDRQRVGWKLVYVDHESDVLLVGDDPWEEFVSCVRCIKILSPQEVQQMSLDGDFGGNNSVLPNQACSSSDGGNV; encoded by the exons ATGAAGACGCCGGCGAACGCTTCTGGATCCACTTTAACGACGGAGAATCCAGGAGAAG CTGGAGAGAAGAAGACCATAATCAATCCGGAGCTATGGCAAACATGCGCCGGACCTCTGGTGAACTTACCGGCTGCCGGGACTCACGTCGTGTATTTCCCTCAAGGCCACAGCGAGCAG GTTGCGGCATCTATGAAGAAGGACGTTGATTCTCAAATTCCAAATTATCCAAATCTTCAGTCGAAGCTTCTATGCGTTCTTCATAGTGTCACATTGCAT GCTGATCCAGAGACAGACGAAGTATATGCTCAAATGACACTCCAACCCGTGCCTTCT TTTGACAAGGAAGCATTATTGAGATCGGATTTGTCGACAAAAATAAATAAGCCACAAACACAGTTTTTTTGCAAAACTTTGACGGCAAGTGATACGAGTACTCATGGGGGATTTTCTGTGCCACGTCGAGCAGCCGAGAAAATCTTTCCTCCTCTt gaTTTTTCTATGCAACCGCCTGCACAAGAACTTGTGGCCAGGGATTTGCATGATACTTTATGGACATTTCGCCATATTTATCGCG GGCAACCAAAACGTCATTTGCTCACAACTGGTTGGAGCCTATTTGTTAGCGGAAAAAGGCTTTTTGCAGGAGACTCAGTCTTGTTTATTAG GGATGAAAAGCAGCAACTGCTATTGGGAATTAGAAGAGCCAACAGACAGCCGACAAATCTATCATCATCTGTTTTGTCAAGTGACAGCATGCATATTGGAATCCTGGCGGCTGCTGCCCATGCAGCCGCCAACAACAGCCCCTTCACCGTGTTTTATAATCCAAG GGCTAGCCCATCTGAGTTTGTTATTCCATTGGCCAAGTACTACAAAGCCGTGTGTAGCAACCAAATATCACTTGGCATGCGCTTCCGTATGATGTTTGAGACAGAAGAGTCGGGAACAAGAAG GTATATGGGTACAATTACGGGTATCAGTGATCTTGATCCCATTAGATGGAAGAATTCACAATGGCGCAACCTACAG GTTGGGTGGGATGAGTCAACCGGTGGGGAAAGGCGAACGCGTGTTTCTGTTTGGGAAATTGAACCTGTGACTGCGCCCTTTTTCATCTGCCCGACACCTCCTTTCTATAGACCAAAGAGACCTAGACAACCAGGAATGCCAG ACGATGAGTCAGCTGACTTGGACAATATATTCAAGAGAAGCATGCCATGGCTTGGTGAAGATATGTCCACTAAAGATCCTGGACTAAGTTTAGTTCAGTGGATGAACATGCAGCAAAACTCTTCTCCCAATTACCTAAACCCGTTATCAGGATCCATACCCGGGTCCATTTTCAGTGGGTCGGATCTTTCACGACAGCTGGgtgcaccaccaccaccaccaccccaaaTTCTTACCCACGGTGCCTCCATGGTTCAGCCACCACAACAGTTGACTGATCCAAATCAAAGTCAACAAATGTTTCGACAAAATTTGatcaatcaaaatcaaaatcaaaatcaaaaccaaaTTCAGAATCATCATCTCTACAGAAACCTTCAAAGTCCACAGACACAATTTCACGATACTCAACAATTACAAATTCCGGATAATCAAATCTCGATTCAACTTCTACAAAAGCTTCATCAACAGCAACAATCACTTTTGGCTCAACAATCTGTTTCACTACCACAACAGCAAGACGAACAGAAGCCATTGATAGATGTTCATGTTCCTGTTCCTCAAAGCTTTTCAAGGTCgatgtcaacaagtcaaactaTGGACGCTCACACACCACCATTGTCAAAAAACAATAGTCAACCGAATCTTAGATTTTCCGGACACAAGTTTTCCGGACCCAATCAGATTTCGACAGGTGGCGGAGGTCAATCCGGGATCACAGATGATATCCCATCATGTTCGACTTCACCTTCAACGAATAATTTCCAAACCATGGTTACTGGTGTCGAAACTTTATCGACAAATGTTAATTTTGGTAAAGTCTCACCTCCGGTCAACGCGGTCAACATTCCAAAAGGTCAAAATCCGTCCTTTTTGGCTCCGATTACGTATTTGAACAATATCGGTGGACCCCAGATGGATTTTCTGGATAGTTCATCATCGGCGACTTCGATTTGTGCTCCTCAAAGTGATCTTCATCCACAGCCACTTAGAACAACGATTCAAGATGATTCGAGAGCGGATATTCCGTTTGGGGGGGGTAACATGGTGGGGATGCCATCGATGATTGTTGACCCTTTGACCACGAAGGGAATGGTGGGGTCCAGTAAGGATTTTGAAAGCAATGTTAGTCCAGGTGGCATGATTTTATACGAGAACAACAACAACCCGAGTAAAGATGCTCAACCCGAACTTTCTTCTTCCATGGTTTCTCAGTCGTTTGGAGTTCCGGATATGGCGTTTAACCCGATTGATTCCACCTTGAATGATAGCGGCTTGTTGAATACCGGTGTGTGGGCCCCACCTCCACAACCGTTTCAGCGAATGCGGACTTATACCAAG gtgTACAAGCGTGGAGCTGTAGGGAGATCAATCGATATATCAGGTTATTCAGGGTACGATGAGCTGAAACAAGATTTGGCTCGAAGATTTGGAATCGAAGGTCAATTGGAGGATCGACAAAGAGTTGGTTGGAAACTTGTGTATGTGGATCACGAAAGTGATGTTCTTTTAGTTGGAGATGACCCTTGGGA GGAGTTTGTGAGTTGCGTAAGGTGCATCAAAATCTTGTCACCTCAAGAAGTGCAACAAATGAGTTTGGATGGAGATTTTGGTGGGAATAATAGTGTCCTTCCAAATCAAGCTTGTAGCAGCTCAGATGGTGGAAATGTCTAA